The Chitinophaga sp. Cy-1792 genome contains the following window.
GCAACAACAGGAAGCCAATCGTACCAATTACAAGCCCCATCACTGTTGTGTTAAAAGCCAGTTGCATCTGCTGGCTCATGGTGGCAACGTCTCCTGCTGCGAGGCCGCCGAGCGCCGGCCCCATAGGTATCAGTGTCCCCATCAAACCCAGTATGGGACCGGTTTTACTGAGGGTCCTGTATTTATCAAGATCCTTCTCACAACTGTTGGCATAGTCTGCCAGCATCCTGATGCGGTGTGGCTCACTGCTAGTCGCTGCGATCAGCTCACTTAACGCAAAAGGCAGCCGCCCGGGTAATGTCGGAAGCAATTGATTTAAATATCGTGTATCCTTATACGTTAGCACATTCAGTTTTTCATTCAGCAAAGGATGAACAGTGCTCCGCTGGCGGTATTGTCCGTAGCAGCCCCCCAGCAGCACCAGCGCCCGGACCAGCAGGTATAAAACTGCCAGCATCACCGGCACCATCAGGCCACTACTCATCCGGAAAATTATCTGATCAAAATATTGCATAATTTCTTCTTTTGTTTTCTTTTAAATATGATATAACCCACTACCATACACGTTATGCAAAACAGCAGCAAATACAGTAAGGGTAATAAGGGAGGTATCTCTGGCATACTTACCGGTAAAGGAGCTTGTGTTGTACACCAGCAAAGCGCGAGTATTATCTCCATGGATAACAATAGCGGCTGTGTCTTTATAAAAATATTTTTAAAATGATATACACCAGAAAGCAGGCATACCAGGATGATCGTGAACACCCAGGCGCCGGTACCGAAATCCGCGAACATAAAATGCCTGAAAAAGACAACTTCCAGGAAAAACACCGATGGCATAAAATGCAATACCGGTATGTATTTCGCTAGACGGGGAAAGCGGAAACGGCCAACAGCATCAGCCAGCATGAAGGCCGCCAGCAATTCATGCATGCTGTTACGATCCAGCCATTGCCAGATTGTAATAAATGATAGCGACACCGCTACCTGATGCAGGTACCAGGTGATGATTCCCACGAAAAGCAGGACCAGCGCAAAA
Protein-coding sequences here:
- a CDS encoding MotA/TolQ/ExbB proton channel family protein, whose protein sequence is MQYFDQIIFRMSSGLMVPVMLAVLYLLVRALVLLGGCYGQYRQRSTVHPLLNEKLNVLTYKDTRYLNQLLPTLPGRLPFALSELIAATSSEPHRIRMLADYANSCEKDLDKYRTLSKTGPILGLMGTLIPMGPALGGLAAGDVATMSQQMQLAFNTTVMGLVIGTIGFLLLQTKQRWYIADLTKMEFLNDIIQQQHETVQAEI